From a region of the Cololabis saira isolate AMF1-May2022 chromosome 8, fColSai1.1, whole genome shotgun sequence genome:
- the tmem128 gene encoding transmembrane protein 128 — protein MLNDGDFTTLRNRFKKDAEFLLQAASAAEDEKSQDEKDGKPLPRINKHSIFWILASIVVTYYTDFLSVIMKSDDVKSWWFNIGLILLGICLSLAMFCIVYLEWFKGLQHYDQEYPAIPPITTAAFIAASCSFNIALWPVWSFFTPLILFTQFMGVVMFISMLG, from the exons atgctgaatgATGGAGATTTCACAACTCTACGAAACCGATTTAAGAAAGATGCAGAGTTTCTCTTGCAAGCGGCGTCAGCTGCAGAAGATGAGAAAA GTCAGGATGAAAAGGATGGGAAACCACTACCTCGCATTAACAAACACTCCATTTTCTGGATTCTGGCATCTATAGTTGTGACCTACTATACAGATTTTCTCAGTGTCATCATGAAAAGCGATGATGTCAAAAG CTGGTGGTTCAACATCGGCCTGATACTCCTTGGGATCTGCTTGTCTCTGGCaatgttttgtattgtgtacCTGGAATGGTTCAAAGGCCTCCAGCACTATGACCAAGAGTACCCTGCCATTCCTCCCATCACCACTGCAGCCTTCATTGCTGCATCATGCAg CTTCAACATTGCACTCTGGCCAGTGTGGTCCTTCTTCACTCCACTCATTCTCTTCACACAGTTCATGGGCGTTGTCATGTTCATCTCAATGCTTGGATGA
- the zbtb49 gene encoding zinc finger and BTB domain-containing protein 49 codes for MDGLSSHSSYLLQQLQEQRIQGLLCDCMLVVKGVCFKAHKNVLAAFSSYFRSLFQNSPSQKSDVFNLVIQDVSGIGQILDYMYTSHLDINQENVQALLDIAQSLQVPNVQSMCNSFLKPCPPPVEMPSFTLPSMLSSEHDCLLGSGLPPDVDLHCPSEPQRSSFYSDLEHSRKMPVSLPGGSSSCDIPSTSQAPVEKQLVHGYKLRNFYSKQYFKQSALQTNSSASSQGLGPLVLAEEQQCQLGMSHGGNNTPVSSGNTAQPNPPCTSTAAEKKDVSSLTPTENGNIPNSDSTDSMISKPVRPKKAVYLKKFNYLRSQKALEEMSAVSVPEPILSCPREDHQGQPVVQTEASEAPLESSERGVVEAPETTDAPLPSPPPVNQEEQHLKRVPDPPQQIGQKQYCCDVCGRIFKHPSNLELHKRSHTGEKPFQCNICGRNFSQAGNLQTHLRRHSGEKPYICELCGKSFTASGDVHRHKVVHTGEKPHLCDICGRGFSNLSNLKEHKMTHATDKTFTCDQCGKSFNTHRKLLKHKARHAGEKPHTCATCGKCFNGSGDLQRHVRSHTGEKPYICNTCGKSFTRSAMLRRHSNMHCKGPPVGTLVPVSSEQPRVTDGAASFSKPTSHNKPPAATTEQHFPDLMSNTGLDKPPPPSPSPPQASPHMETPPPSMHLSTASTPLPELRSLVPHHLLSSNHQERSAALLPTERIKLAKPPVTQEGAYGPYMESEDRDPAGRPYLPPTDSHCSSLSGSGRPYRSGEGQFISSVTLWGLAMKTLQNDNDMEQ; via the exons ATGGACGGGCTGTCCAGCCACAGCTCGtacctgctgcagcagctgcaggagcagCGGATCCAGGGGCTGCTCTGTGACTGCATGCTGGTGGTCAAGGGGGTCTGCTTCAAAGCGCACAAGAACGTCCTGGCCGCTTTCAGCTCCTATTTCAG GTCTTTGTTCCAAAACTCTCCCAGTCAGAAGAGTGATGTGTTTAATCTGGTCATCCAAGACGTCAGTGGCATTGGCCAAATATTGGACTATATGTATACGTCCCATCTTGACATTAATCAGGAGAATGTGCAAGCACTCTTGGACATTGCTCAGAGTTTGCAGGTCCCAAATGTGCAGAGCATGTGTAATTCCTTCCTCAAGCCTTGTCCCCCGCCCGTGGAAATGCCTTCGTTCACTCTCCCCAGTATGCTGAGCTCAGAACACGACTGCCTTCTTGGGAGCGGTCTTCCTCCCGATGTCGACCTCCACTGTCCATCCGAACCCCAGAGGTCCAGCTTCTACAGTGACCTGGAACACAGCAGAAAAATGCCAGTTTCTTTGCCCGGTGGCAGCTCAAGCTGTGACATACCCAGCACCTCTCAGGCACCTGTAGAAAAACAACTTGTTCACGGATATAAACTCCGTAATTTTTACAGTAAGCAGTACTTCAAGCAAAGTGCCCTTCAGACCAACAGTTCGGCCTCCAGTCAAGGCCTGGGCCCTTTGGTGTTGGCAGAAGAGCAGCAATGTCAGCTCGGAATGAGCCACGGTGGCAACAACACCCCCGTGAGCTCAGGAAACACAGCTCAGCCTAACCCTCCTTGCACATCCACAGCAGCGGAAAAAAAGGATGTGTCTTCTTTGACACCCACAGAAAATGGAAACATCCCTAACTCTGACTCGACTGATTCCATGATCAGCAAACCTGTTCGTCCAAAGAAGGCTGTGTACCTGAAGAAATTTAATTACCTCCGATCTCAGAAGGCTCTGGAGGAGATGTCTGCAGTATCGGTCCCTGAACCTATTCTCAGCTGCCCCAGAGAGGACCATCAAGGTCAGCCGGTGGTCCAGACTGAAGCTTCAGAAGCTCCTCTAGAAAGCAGCGAAAGAGGCGTAGTGGAAGCACCTGAGACAACCGATGCCCCGCTTCCCAGTCCTCCTCCTGTAAACCAGGAGGAGCAACATTTGAAGCGTGTACCAGATCCCCCGCAGCAAATAGGACAAAAACAGTATTGTTGTGACGTGTGTGGGAGGATCTTCAAACACCCAAGTAACCTGGAGCTGCACAAGCGCTCACATACTG GTGAGAAGCCCTTTCAGTGCAATATTTGTGGGCGAAACTTCTCACAG GCGGGAAATTTGCAAACTCACTTGCGGCGACATTCTGGTGAGAAGCCATACATCTGTGAGTTATGTGGTAAAAG ctttaCTGCATCAGGGGATGTTCATCGTCACAAAGTAGTTCACACAGGAGAGAAGCCGCATCTTTGTGATATCTGCGGCCGAG GATTTAGCAACTTGAGTAATCTCAAAGAGCACAAGATGACTCACGCAACAGATAAGACGTTCACCTGTGACCAGTGTGGAAAATCCTTCAACACACACAGAAAGCTCCTGAAGCACAAGGCCCGCCATGCTGGTGAAAAACCTCACACCTGCGCTACCTGTG GGAAGTGTTTCAATGGCTCAGGAGACCTGCAGCGTCATGTACGATCACACACTGGTGAGAAACCCTACATCTGTAATACGTGTGGAAAGAGCTTCACCCGTTCTGCCATGTTGAGGAGACACAGCAACATGCATTGCAAGGGACCCCCAGTTGGCACGCTGGTCCCAGTCAGCTCTGAGCAGCCACGCGTCACGGATGGAGCGGCCTCTTTCAGCAAACCCACCAGCCACAATAAACCACCTGCTGCTACCACTGAGCAGCACTTCCCCGACCTCATGTCCAACACAGGCTTGGATAAACCCCCGCCACCTTCTCCTTCACCACCACAAGCATCGCCACACATGGAGACGCCacctcccagcatgcacctcaGCACAGCTTCAACCCCCCTTCCAGAGCTGCGCTCCCTGGTTCCCCATCACCTTCTGTCATCTAACCACCAGGAGAGAAGCGCAGCTCTACTCCCCACAGAGCGCATAAAGCTGGCCAAGCCCCCGGTGACTCAGGAGGGGGCGTATGGTCCGTATATGGAGTCTGAAGACAGAGATCCTGCAGGGAGACCTTATCTACCTCCCACGGACAGTCACTGCAGCTCCCTCTCAGGCTCCGGCAGGCCCTATAGATCCGGCGAAGGCCAGTTCATCTCCAGCGTAACTCTGTGGGGCTTGGCGATGAAAACTCTGCAAAATGATAATGACATGGAGCAGTAG
- the lyar gene encoding cell growth-regulating nucleolar protein, translating into MVFFTCNACGESLKKAQVDKHVNMCRGCQVLSCIDCGKDFWGDDYKNHNKCISEDQKYGGKGYEAKANKGDVKQQQWIQKIQDAMNKPGVSAKLKDVLGQVSTYDNVPRKKAKFQNWMRNSMKISNTSLHDEVWNILSAADDVSEVTQQSVENKETAASIQVSTNGSDQPNTEGKKKKLNKRERKEARQQKNGKAEKCVEKTGKRKKDRNTKCDSEEVNDEEQDDSGCEYETSAKKSKITEPAEADEQETEETEDTAARGNMAKYDLNGCAAAAESYNKTVCSFRMNWCRLLSG; encoded by the exons ATGGTGTTCTTCACCTGCAACGCGTGTGGCGAGTCCCTGAAAAAGGCGCAGGTTGATAAACACGTGAACATGTGCCGGGGATGCCAGGTCTTATCCTGTATCGACTGTGGAAAAGACTTCTG GGGCGATGACTACAAAAACCATAATAAATGTATCAGTGAAGATCAGAAGTATGGAGGCAAAGGATACGAGGCCAAGGCAAACAAAGGAGATGTAAAACAGCAGCAGTGGATACAG AAAATCCAAGATGCCATGAACAAACCTGGAGTCAGCGCCAAGCTGAAAGATGTACTCGGACAAGTTAGTACATACGATAACGTACCGAGGAAGAAAGCCAAGTTCCAG AACTGGATGAGGAACAGTATGAAAATATCCAACACCAGTCTACATGATGAGGTCTGGAATATACTTTCAGCAGCTGATGAT GTTTCAGAGGTCACGCAGCAGTCCGTTGAAAATAAAGAGACAGCGGCTTCCATCCAAGTGAGCACTAATGGATCTGATCAACCTAATACTgagggaaagaagaaaaagcttAATAAACGGGAACGTAAAGAGGCTCGCCAGCAAAAGAATGGAAAAgcagaaaaatgtgttgaaaagacGGGCAAAAGGAAAAAGGACAGGAACACAAAATGTGACAGCGAAGAAGTCAATGATGAAGAGCAGGACGACAGTGGTTGTGAATATGAGACATCTGCCAAGAAatcaaaaa TTACCGAACCAGCAGAGGCTGATGAACAAGAGACAGAAGAGACTGAGGATACAGCTGCTCGGGGTAACATGGCTAAATATGACTTGAATGgatgtgcagcagcagctgaaagcTATAACAAAACTGTCTGTTCATTTAGAATGAACTGGTGTAGGCTTTTATCTGGTTAA